From a region of the Arachis ipaensis cultivar K30076 chromosome B09, Araip1.1, whole genome shotgun sequence genome:
- the LOC107615668 gene encoding uncharacterized protein LOC107615668: protein MKLYIGVMTVTNTNFTTKIMVNADLEMVKKFHQSTKSTYVTCGTVIDIDRNHAWWYKACRKCTQGLESLTDQFYCAKCDIYGSTFVTRIDVRIYEGIHFKSVIVTESAEHVSTFVLFENSASKFLGVSATDICYDLLAKGYGSDHFPRDLNALIGKTLLFKLTSRPDSLNKFQPCVITVSRICSDPEIIMSLASDNNINLDVLQKVAITPVNAMMKRLELATSAGLLICIRTDDSGSSRAPCTASKNLLPAFEKCMIENANNPGAEDI, encoded by the exons ATGAAGTTATACATTG GTGTTATGACTGTCACCAACACAAACTTCACAACAAAGATTATGGTGAATGCTGACCTAGAAATGGTTAAGAAATTTCATCAAAGTACG AAATCAACCTATGTGACCTGTGGAACTGTTATCGACATTGACAGGAATCATGCATGGTGGTACAAGGCTTGCAGGAAATGCACACAGGGTCTAGAGTCACTCACTGACCAATTTTATTGTGCTAAATGCGACATTTATGGTTCAACTTTTGTAACAAG AATCGACGTTCGTATTTACGAAGGGATCCATTTCAAGTCTGTTATTGTGACTGAATCTGCTGAGCACGTGT CAACCTTTGTGCTCTTTGAGAATTCTGCTTCAAAGTTCTTAGGTGTCTCTGCCACTGACATCTGTTACGATCTACTTGCTAAG GGTTATGGAAGTGATCATTTCCCAAGGGACCTTAATGCACTAATTGGGAAGACGCTTCTTTTCAAGCTAACTTCTAGGCCTGATAGCCTGAATAAATTTCAGCCGTGCGTGATCACCGTGTCTAGGATATGTTCTGATCCTGAAATTATCATGTCCCTTGCTTcagataataatattaatttg GACGTGTTGCAGAAGGTGGCCATAACCCCGGTCAACGCAATGATGAAGCGATTGGAACTGGCAACATCGGCGGGGTTGCTG ATCTGTATTAGAACCGATGATAGCGGTTCCTCTCGTGCTCCCTGCACTGCATCGAAGAATCTACTCCCTGCGTTTGAGAAGTGCATGATAGAGAATGCCAACAATCCTGGAGCCGAGGATATCTGA
- the LOC110267180 gene encoding uncharacterized protein LOC110267180: MCLWPSADSSENGDPNPDFYRLLFLTLDPVARRVAILGPFYHAFHHELGDFMMFKDNHGNEFRIMLDKVGNNAFFSKGFSSMVAAYNIRHGAWLHAYYQGDGTLCISIRNLDRSRIVYPRPHTRSNSTGLTLISMDPCRPGALSCDVFRMGDVIPPFAIEYTPPPSPVRSNTNGSPEYRTNILGCPIYFASTASHASLVSQVDIGSPWRAQSPPVAQDNGRIYLSYPIGSYLSVSHKAGVFFWG, from the exons ATGTGTCTTTGGCCATCTGCTGACTCAAGCGAAAATGGTGATCCCAACCCTGATTTCTATAGACTTCTCTTCCTTACATTGGATCCCGTGGCC AGACGAGTTGCAATTCTCGGCCCCTTTTATCATGCATTTCATCATGAACTGGGTGATTTCATGATGTTTAAGGACAATCATGGAAATGAGTTTCGCATTATGTTAGACAAGGTTGGTAACAATGCATTTTTTTCTAAAGGATTCTCTTCTATGGTTGCCGCCTATAATATCAGGCATGGGGCTTGGTTGCACGCCTACTACCAAGGTGATGGCACTCTATGCATCTCTATAAGGAACCTTGATAGATCCCGTATTGTTTATCCAAGACCACATACTCGAAGCAACTCCACTGGTCTAACACTGATTAGCATGGATCCATGTCGTCCAGGCGCCCTTTCTTGTGATGTGTTTCGGATGGGCGACGTGATACCTCCATTTGCCATCGAATATACTCCTCCCCCCTCTCCTGTACGTAGCAACACCAATGGCAGTCCAGAATACCGAACCAACATCCTTGGTTGTCCTATATATTTTGCTTCCACCGCTTCCCATGCAAGTCTGGTTAGCCAAGTCGACATCGGTTCGCCATGGCGAGCACAAAGTCCACCAGTTGCACAAGATAACGGCCGCATTTATTTATCTTATCCAATAGGGTCGTATTTGTCTGTATCCCACAAAGCAGGTGTTTTTTTCTGGGGTTAA